In one window of Pseudomonas sp. IAC-BECa141 DNA:
- a CDS encoding DUF2796 domain-containing protein, which produces MRRLLLTLPFALLPLAIAHAADEHDHDHEHGSLGAHEHGVGRLNAALDGQTLELELESPAMNLVGFEHVATSDADKAKVAAARAQLEKPLALFSLPAAAGCKVTSQELESPLFGDKPDADDHDDEEEAGKDGHEHHHDHSEIHAHYQFSCAAPGALKTLDLANLFNTFPATQKIQVQLIGPSGQQGTEVTAKAAALKF; this is translated from the coding sequence ATGCGTCGTCTGCTGCTCACTTTGCCGTTTGCCCTGTTGCCGCTGGCCATCGCCCATGCCGCCGATGAGCATGATCACGACCATGAGCACGGCAGCCTCGGTGCCCACGAACATGGCGTCGGTCGTCTGAACGCCGCCCTCGACGGCCAGACCCTGGAGCTGGAGCTGGAAAGCCCGGCGATGAACCTCGTGGGTTTTGAACACGTCGCCACCAGCGATGCCGACAAGGCCAAAGTCGCCGCCGCTCGTGCGCAGCTGGAAAAACCGCTGGCGCTGTTCAGTCTGCCGGCCGCCGCCGGTTGCAAAGTCACCAGCCAGGAACTGGAAAGCCCGCTGTTCGGCGACAAGCCGGATGCCGACGACCACGACGACGAAGAAGAAGCCGGCAAGGATGGTCACGAGCATCATCATGACCACAGTGAAATCCACGCCCACTACCAGTTCAGCTGTGCAGCGCCGGGTGCGTTGAAAACCCTGGATCTGGCAAACCTGTTCAATACCTTCCCGGCCACCCAGAAAATTCAGGTACAACTGATCGGCCCGAGCGGCCAGCAAGGCACGGAAGTGACGGCCAAGGCCGCCGCCCTGAAGTTCTGA
- a CDS encoding ABC transporter ATP-binding protein, translating into MTQALIELSDLGFNWPGHPPLLDIPAFRLEAGETLFLKGPSGSGKTTLLGLLGGVQKPGRGSIRLLGQELTELGAGARDRFRVDHTGYIFQQFNLLPFLSVRENVELPCHFSKLRAERAKQRHGSVDQAAATLLAHLGLKDESILSRRADSLSIGQQQRVAAARALIGQPELVIADEPTSALDYDARENFIRLLFAECREAGSSLLFVSHDQSLAPLFDRHLSLAELNRAATSAEV; encoded by the coding sequence ATGACCCAAGCACTCATCGAACTGTCTGACCTGGGCTTCAACTGGCCCGGTCACCCGCCGCTGCTGGACATCCCGGCATTTCGCCTGGAAGCCGGCGAAACCCTGTTCCTCAAGGGCCCCAGCGGCAGCGGCAAGACCACCCTGCTCGGCCTGCTCGGCGGGGTGCAGAAACCCGGTCGCGGCAGCATTCGGCTGCTCGGCCAGGAGCTGACCGAACTGGGTGCCGGCGCCCGCGATCGTTTTCGCGTCGATCACACCGGCTACATTTTCCAGCAGTTCAACCTGCTGCCGTTTCTCTCGGTGCGCGAGAACGTCGAGCTGCCGTGCCACTTCTCCAAGCTGCGTGCCGAGCGTGCGAAGCAGCGCCACGGCAGCGTCGATCAGGCTGCCGCCACCCTGCTCGCCCATTTGGGCCTGAAGGACGAAAGCATTCTGAGCCGCCGCGCCGATTCGCTGTCGATCGGTCAGCAACAGCGGGTCGCCGCGGCCCGAGCGTTGATCGGTCAGCCGGAACTGGTGATCGCCGACGAACCGACCTCGGCGCTGGATTACGACGCCCGGGAAAACTTCATTCGCCTGCTGTTCGCCGAGTGCCGCGAAGCTGGATCAAGTCTGTTGTTCGTCAGCCACGACCAGAGCCTGGCGCCGCTGTTCGACCGTCATCTGTCCCTGGCCGAACTCAATCGCGCCGCCACGTCTGCCGAGGTCTGA
- a CDS encoding ABC transporter permease, producing the protein MYLFRLAMASLANRRFTALLTAFAIALSVCLLLAVERVRTEAKASFASTISGTDLIVGARSGSVNLLLYSVFRIGNATNNIRWDSFEHFASNPKVKWAIPMSLGDSHRGYRVMGTTQAYFEHYQYGRQQHLELADGRAFATDPFEVVLGAEVAEALHYKLGDKLVLAHGVAAISLVKHDDKPFTVVGILKRTGTPVDRTLHISLGGMEAIHIDWHNGVPARGNGRISADQARNMDLTPQAITAFMLGLNSKISTFALQREINEFRGEPMLAILPGVALQELWSLMSTAEKALFVVSLFVVLTGLIGMLTAILTSLNERRREMAILRSVGARPWHIASLLVLEAFALALTGVIAGLALLYLGIAAAQGYVQANYGLYLPLAWPSEYEWTLLGGILAAALLMGSVPAWRAYRQSLADGLSIRL; encoded by the coding sequence ATGTATCTGTTCCGTCTGGCCATGGCCAGCCTCGCCAACCGGCGTTTCACCGCTCTGCTCACTGCTTTCGCCATCGCGCTTTCCGTCTGCCTGCTGCTGGCCGTCGAGCGGGTGCGCACCGAAGCCAAGGCCAGTTTCGCCAGCACCATCAGCGGCACCGACCTGATCGTCGGCGCCCGCTCGGGCTCGGTGAACTTGCTGCTGTACTCGGTATTTCGCATCGGCAACGCCACCAACAACATCCGCTGGGACAGCTTCGAACACTTCGCCAGCAACCCGAAGGTGAAGTGGGCGATCCCGATGTCCCTCGGCGATTCCCATCGCGGTTACCGGGTGATGGGCACCACCCAAGCCTATTTCGAGCATTACCAGTACGGTCGCCAGCAACACCTGGAACTGGCCGACGGCCGCGCCTTCGCCACCGATCCGTTCGAAGTGGTGCTCGGTGCCGAAGTGGCCGAAGCCCTGCATTACAAGCTCGGCGACAAGCTGGTGCTGGCCCACGGCGTGGCGGCGATCAGCCTGGTCAAGCATGACGACAAACCGTTCACCGTGGTCGGCATTCTCAAGCGCACCGGCACGCCGGTGGACCGCACGTTGCACATCAGTCTCGGTGGCATGGAGGCTATCCACATCGACTGGCACAACGGCGTGCCGGCCCGTGGTAACGGTCGGATCAGCGCCGATCAGGCGCGCAACATGGACCTGACGCCGCAAGCAATCACCGCATTCATGCTCGGCCTCAACAGCAAGATTTCCACCTTCGCGCTGCAGCGAGAAATCAACGAATTCCGTGGCGAGCCGATGCTGGCGATCCTGCCCGGCGTGGCCTTGCAAGAGTTGTGGAGCCTGATGAGCACCGCCGAAAAAGCGTTGTTCGTGGTCTCGCTGTTCGTGGTGCTGACTGGATTGATCGGCATGCTCACGGCGATTCTCACCAGCCTCAACGAACGTCGCCGCGAAATGGCCATCCTGCGTTCGGTGGGCGCGCGACCGTGGCATATCGCGAGCCTTTTGGTGCTGGAAGCGTTCGCTCTGGCGCTGACCGGAGTGATCGCCGGGCTGGCGTTGCTGTACCTCGGCATCGCCGCCGCCCAGGGTTATGTGCAGGCCAATTACGGCTTGTATCTGCCGCTGGCATGGCCAAGCGAGTATGAATGGACGCTGCTCGGTGGCATTCTGGCTGCCGCGCTGCTGATGGGCAGCGTGCCGGCCTGGCGCGCGTATCGCCAATCATTGGCCGATGGCCTGTCGATCCGTTTATGA
- a CDS encoding DUF3299 domain-containing protein, with translation MPRAVLALLMLVALPVWAAAPKDLTWSEMIPPDAAPEVPNMTPLHDLSKMGDALSAESAPAAKQDMPNAPVVQSLDGQNIRLPGYIVPLEVSEEGRTTDFLLVPYFGACIHVPPPPSNQIVHVKSELGVKLDELYQPYWVEGPLQVKPSTSELADAGYQMDADKIYVYELPE, from the coding sequence ATGCCCCGCGCTGTCCTTGCGCTGCTGATGCTGGTCGCCCTGCCCGTCTGGGCGGCGGCACCGAAAGACCTGACCTGGTCGGAGATGATCCCGCCGGACGCGGCGCCCGAAGTGCCGAACATGACGCCGCTGCATGACCTGTCGAAGATGGGCGATGCGCTGTCGGCCGAGTCCGCACCAGCGGCGAAACAGGACATGCCCAACGCCCCCGTAGTGCAAAGCCTCGACGGCCAGAACATTCGCCTGCCGGGCTACATCGTGCCGCTGGAAGTCAGCGAAGAAGGTCGCACCACGGACTTCCTGCTGGTGCCGTATTTCGGCGCCTGCATCCACGTGCCGCCACCGCCGTCGAACCAGATCGTGCACGTGAAAAGCGAACTCGGCGTGAAGCTCGATGAGCTGTATCAGCCGTACTGGGTCGAAGGGCCGTTGCAGGTCAAACCTTCTACCAGCGAGCTGGCGGATGCCGGCTATCAGATGGATGCGGACAAGATTTACGTCTATGAGCTGCCGGAGTAA